GTGAACCCATGACCCTGCTGCTGATCCGCCACGGTGAAACCGAACTCAACGCTGGACGCGTCGTCCAGTTTCCCGACACGCCGCTCGGCGCCAACGGCATAGAGCAGGCACTGCGTCTCGGCCGCCATCTCGGCACGCGCAACATCGGCCTGGTGCTTTCCAGTGATTACCGGCGCGCGCGCATGACCGCCGCCAGCGTGGTGGCACACACCGGCGCGCCCATGCTCGAGCATGCCAGCCTGCGTGAACGGAATTTCGGGGATTTTCGCGGCTCGGCCTATGCCGAGCACGGCGTCGACATCATGGCGCCCGACTTCGTGCCGCCCAATGGCGAAGGCTGGGCGGCGTTCCATGCGCGCGTCGATCAGGCCTGGCAGCTGATCCAGGACCACGCGGCCAAGGTCGAAGGTGATCTCGCGGTGGTGACCCATGGCCTGGTGCTGCGCTCGTTGATCGAACGCAAGCTCACGCTCGGCGACTGCGTACTGACGCCGGATCTCGTGGTGCACAACACCTCGGTGACGCTGGTCGAGCGCGGCGCGCCGTGGCGCCTGCGCGAACTCGCCTCCATCGCCCACCTCGACGATGCGCAGGCGGGCGGCATCGCCTGAACCTCAGGCGGAGCGACGACGCAGCAGGC
This window of the Pseudomonadota bacterium genome carries:
- a CDS encoding histidine phosphatase family protein yields the protein MTLLLIRHGETELNAGRVVQFPDTPLGANGIEQALRLGRHLGTRNIGLVLSSDYRRARMTAASVVAHTGAPMLEHASLRERNFGDFRGSAYAEHGVDIMAPDFVPPNGEGWAAFHARVDQAWQLIQDHAAKVEGDLAVVTHGLVLRSLIERKLTLGDCVLTPDLVVHNTSVTLVERGAPWRLRELASIAHLDDAQAGGIA